One Penaeus vannamei isolate JL-2024 chromosome 38, ASM4276789v1, whole genome shotgun sequence genomic window, tcccgggcctgaatactccctcggtgtcaatcccgggcctgaatactccctcggtgtcaatcccgggcctgaatactccctcggtgtcaatcccgggcctgaatactccctcgatgtcaatcccgggcctgaatTCTCCCTCGGTATCAATCCCGCGCCTGAATACTCCCTcggtgtcaatcccgggcctgaatactccctcggtgtcaatcccgggcctgaatactccctcagcgtcaatcccgggcctgaatTCTCCCTCAGAgtcaatcccgggcctgaatactccctcggtgtcaatcccgggcctgaattctccctcggtgtcaatcccgggcctgaatactcccctcggtgtcaatcccgggcctAAATACCCCCCTcggtgtcaatcccgggcctgaataacccccccccccccgtgtcaatcccgggcctgaatTTTCTCTcggtgtcaatcccgggcctgaatactccctcggtgtcggtcccgggcctgaatactccctcagtgtcaatcccgggcctgaatactcccCCGGTGTCGGtcccgggcctgaatactccctcagtgtcaatcccgggcctgaatactccctcagtgtcaatcccgggcctgaatactccctcgatgtcaatcccgggcctgaatactccctcggtgtcaatcccgggcctgaatactccctcagcgtcaatcccgggcctgaatacCCCCTCAGTGTCAATCCCAggcctgaatactccctcggTGTCAATCCCGGGCCCGAATACTCCCTCGAtgtcaatcccgggcctgaattctccctcggtgtcaatcccgcgcctgaatactccctcggtgtcaatcccaggcctgaatactccctcggtgtcaatcccgggcctgaatactccctcagcgtcaatcccgggcctgaatacCCCCTCAGTGTCAATCCCAggcctgaatactccctcggtgtcaatcccgggcccgaatactccctcggtgtcaatcccgggcctgaatactccctcggtgtcaatcccgggcctgaatactccctcggtgtcaatcccgggcctgaatactccctcggtgtcaatcccgggcctgaatactccctcgatgtcaatcccgggcctgaatTCTCCCTCGGTATCAATCCCGCGCCTGAATACTCCCTcggtgtcaatcccgggcctgaatactccctcggtgtcaatcccgggcctgaatactccctcagcgtcaatcccgggcctgaatTCTCCCTCAGAgtcaatcccgggcctgaatactccctcggtgtcaatcccgggcctgaattctccctcggtgtcaatcccgggcctgaatactcccctcggtgtcaatcccgggcctAAATACCCCCCTcggtgtcaatcccgggcctgaatacccccccccccccccgtgtcaatcccgggcctgaatTTTCTCTcggtgtcaatcccgggcctgaatactccctcggtgtcggtcccgggcctgaatactccctcagtgtcaatcccgggcctgaatactcccCCGGTGTCGGtcccgggcctgaatactccctcagtgtcaatcccgggcctgaatactccctcagtgtcaatcccgggcctgaatactccctcggtgtcaatcccgggcctgaatactacctcggtgtcaatcccgggcctgaatactccctcagtgtcaatcccgggcctgaaCACTCCCTCAgtgtcaatcccgggcctgaatactccctcggtgtcaatctcgggcctgaatactccctcggtgtcaatctcgggcctgaatactccctcggtgtcggtcccgggcctgaatactccctcagtgtcaatcccgggcctgaatactcccttagtgtcaatcccgggcctgaatactccctcagtgtcaatcccgggcctgaatactccctcggtgtcaatcccgggcctgaatactccctcggtgtcaatcccgggcctgaatactacctcggtgtcaatcccgggcctgaatactccctcggtgtcaattccgggcctgaatactccctcggtgtcggtcccgggcctgaatactccctcggtgtcggtcccgggcctgaatactccctcagtgtcaatcccgggcctgaatactccctcggtgtcggtcccgggcctgaatactccctcggtgtcaatcccgggcctgaatactccctcattgtcaatcccgggcctgaatactccctcggtgtcaatcccgggcctgaatactccctcggtgtcggtcccgggcctgaatactccctcagtgtcaatcccgggcctgaatactccctcggtgtcggtcccgggcctgaatactccctcagtgtcaatcccgggcctaaatactccctcggtgtcggtcccgggcctgaatactccctcagtgtcaatcccgggcctgaatactccctcggtgtcggtcccgggcctgaatactccctcagtgtcaatcccgggcctaaatactccctcggtgtcggtcccgggcctgaatactccctcagtgtcaatcccgggcctaaatactccctcggtgtcggtcccgggcctgaatactccctcagtgtcaatcccgggcctaaatactccctcggtgtcggtcccgggcctgaatactccctcaGTGTCAACcccgggcctgaatactccctcagtgtcaatcccgggcctgaatactccctcggTGTCAATCCCGTTTACCCGCTTAGGCCATGATCAGCCGTCGACGAAATGCCGTTGCGGAGGTAACAGGTTATCGTCCCTCGCTCCATGCTGGTCGTAAAGCGATCACCAACACGTAAAAGTTTTCGTTGCTGCAAATGATGGCATTATATCCTAGTCTGACAGGATTCAATCAAATTGTGTTGACACTTTTTACTGGGTTATAGTTTTAGCAATTATCGATTGGCGAATTGAGTGTCCGCCTCACGGTCTCTGTTGCAGATAGCGAAGTGATGATCTGATTAGCTAATCATCTGTGCCAATGAATGTCAGTTTAAAAGCTCATTTATTGTCCTTGTCGTTCGTGCAATATGCAATAATTGGAATGGAGTTGAGGATGCCTCTTTTTTTTCGTAAACTTAATTGTGAATAAAACTAAATTCATAGTGTATATTTATCGGAGGAATGAGATGCAAAGAACAAGAGCAAAGCGGTATAAAGCAGCATATGTTTTAAATGGAAATGAATTATCAGCAAATGAACAGAAAGGAGCTATAAAAATGATGAGTAAAATTAGAATATTTGATGAAAACAGATAAGAgcgacagaaatagatagatagatagatagatagatagatagatagatagacagacagacagacagacagatagatagatagagagagagagagatacacaacgaaagagtgaaagagaatacaaaatacacacgcactgaaagagagagagagagagagagagagagagagagagagagagagagagagagagagagagagagagagagagagagagagagagagagagagagagagagagagagagagagagagagagagagagagagagaatgaaacgacgaaagacagagaacgagagagaaagagagagagagataaattagccaaattagagaaagagaaaccccagcaacccccctcccccacccatcctcctcctcctcctcctcctccttcgcaacACGAGCGGCCCAAATCGGCCCAAATGTAGCATAATTGCACAGCCCGGCGAGTCGTGGACGCCAGCTCCGGGAAGCCAGTCGAGGGACCAACGGCTATTTCGCTGACATGAATAACGAATGACTTTGAAGCCTCGTTATGGCGGCTCGTTGCTCGTTGGTTCAAAGGCTTCGCGGTTCTGATGATGATTGTTGAGGCCTTTTGAAGCATCGTTTCGGGTTTTATGGATTCTTTTTATGGGTATTTACGTGGATGTCTGTCTATATTTAGATGCAGATGGGGGAATATgcgcgtatgtttttttttgtttgtatatttatcgttctctttttctttctttctttctctttcgttttcctttttctttctctttatttttctctttttctttctctttcattttctctttctctttctctttctctctctctctctctctctctctctctctctctctctatctctctctctctctctctctctctctctctctctctctctctctctctctttctctctgttaatctAATTCATTACTATAAATTGAGATCACCAGAAAAAATACTTATATCAGTCATTaatctaacaacaataataatgataatagatgaatgaaaatacTCAGAAATTTATGAACAACTGAGCTGACAATGTTTGGCTCTGTTGTATCTGTTAAACCTGAATTATTCTTAATCAATTTCTGTTATTGTGATCCCATTAAAACAATTTAAGAATAATTACCTTaagaaatcacaaaaagaaaatgtttgatGCTTAACACAtattcaaaatgaaaaataatatttttacgttgtcttatttatttctgttttcgaaacaaatatgcaaatatctcatttttttttcaaatatacatGTCATTAACAGTTGCTTTATGCTTTCaatttttgacttttttttcttatcaaataatcGATGGCGTGCTGTAATTATGATGGAGCATTGCCTATACTAAAtgcagatgtaaaaaaaaaaaaaaaaaaaaaaatcctgacccCTATTGGTTCAATCTTCCACCTTCAATTATTCCAATTCCCAAGGCGTTTCTCTTAACATTCTTGAATTCTTTCACAAAGAACAACAACTTCTAACAGGCTGTACAATagagccattctctctctctctttggcacaGACCTTTAAGTTCACAACAGTCTTTAATTCTTAACCCTCTTTCGCActgcaaaataaataataattaagaaacatGTAGACTTTAACCGCATCCTCACCTGCGTGCACACGACACGCAATATCCTCTTTCTCTGACACAACAGGTAATCATGAATGCGATACCTGCCTATAATTATCCCTCCTGCAATTAATTTGCTTTGATTTTCATGGCTTTagctatacactcacacacacacacacgcacgcgtgtgtgtatgtatgtatatatatatatatatatatatatatatatatatatatatatatatatgtatatatatatatatatatatatatatatatatatatatatatatatatacatatatatatatatatatatatatatatatatatatatatatatatatatatatatatatatgtatatatatatatatatatatatatatatatatatatatatatatatatatatatatatatatatacatatatatatatatatatatatatatatatatataaatatatatatatacatatacatatatatatacatctacatacatacatacatatatatatacatatatacatacacacacacacacacacacatacacacacacacacacacacacacacacacacacacacacacacacacacacacacacacacacacacacacacacacacacacatatatatatatatatatatatatatatatatatatatatttatatacatatatatatatatatatatatatatatatatatatatatatatatatatatatatatatatatatatatatatatatgtatatatatatatatatatatatatatatatatatatatatacatacatatatagatatatatataaatatatatatatatatatatatatatatatatatatatatatataatcaaatacacatatatgtaaatagaaaccACGTGCATGTATcagcggacaaacacacacacacacacacacacacacacacacacacacacacacacacacacacacacacacacacacacacacacacacacctacacacacacacacacacacacacacacacacacacacacacacacacacacacacacacacacacacacacacacacacacacacacacacacacacacacacacacacacacacacacacacacacatatatataataagatatatacatatatatatatatatttatatatatatatatatatatacatatatatatatatatacatatatatatatatatatatatatatatatatatatatatatatatatatatatatatgtatatatatatatatatatatatatatatatatatatatatatatatatatatatatatatatttgtatatagccGTAAAGATGAATGAATGCATGGGTAAACAGATAAACACCCAAGCATACcaacagacagattgatatacagacaaacaaatccatatattgatagacagcgagatagacaaacagacagatacacagatacatagatagatcgtTGCTTTTGTCTCAGCACTTTTTGGTAAACTTTATCAGTAAAAGTGTCACCTGATACGCGACTTATCTTCCCTTCGTTCTGCTGAGATGATGAAAGTTTTCTCCTTCCGGTCAATTTGCAGAAGGAGCAGAGccgagggaggggccgagggagggggcgagggagggggcgagggaggggccgagggaggggccgagggagggggcgagggaggggacgagggaggcggcgagggaggcagcgagggaggcggcgagggaggggccgagggaggcagcgagggaggcggcgagggaggggaagagggaggggccgagggaggggaagagggagggacgagggagggaagagggagggacgagggagggggcgagggaggggccgagggaaggggcgagggaggggaagagggaggggacgagggagggggcgagggagggaccgagggagggggcgagggaggggccgaaggaagggcgagggaggggacgagggagggggcgagcgagggggcgagggaggggccgagggagagggcgaggagggaccgggggaggggacgaaggaggggacgagggaggggccgagggagggggcgagggtggggacgagggagggggcgagggagggggcgagggatggatcgagggaggggccgagggagggggcgagggagggggcgagcgaggggccgagggaggggccgagggaggggCCGAGAAAGGGACcgggggaggggacgaaggaggggacgagggaggggccgagggagtgggcgagggtggggacgagggagggggcgagggagggggcgagggatggatcgagggaggggccgagggagggggcgagggagggggcgagcgaggggccgagggaggggccgagggaggggccgagggagggggcgagcgaggggccgagggaggagtcgagggagggagcgagggagggggcgagggaggggacgagggaggggcgagggagggggcgatggaggggacgagggaggggccggggagggcgagggaggggccgagggaggggccgagggagggggcgagggaggggacgagGCTGGCGGGTGGGTTGGAACTTTTCTCATTGGTGATAAGTGAGGTTATAGTGCAGTTACTGGTTCAGGTTCggaacaggaacacacacacacacaaacacacacacacacacacacacacacacacacacacacacacacacacacacacacacacacacacacacacacacacatatatatatatatatatatatatatatatatatatatatatatatatatatatatatatatatatatatatatatatatatatatatacatatgatgaacACAAGCAttacatacatgtctatctatgtacTGTATGTCTTTatttggaaatgtgtgtgtgtacatgtaatcgTATGTGTGTTCCTCGCGTGCATACATACGTGTCTTTGTGTGCATCCTTGTTGTAGGTGTACAATCTATCGCCCGGTTTGTTagcattgtgcgaggcccgacccaaagaatattcgtatacttgacatgcataaataaagaaataaatgcatgtttatcaatctagacatgcatattagCCGGGCAAaatgatagttaaatgtatatttatcagatataCAGAAATATTCGTTTATTTCTgcttatatgcatgtctgtatttaagaaaattcattggATCGGGGCTCGCAAAAttgaattgaaaataataataaataataatgaaaccaatTTTGCTACCGTACACTTAAAAAAGACATAGGATTTAATGAGAGTGTTCTATCTGTCAGCCCATTTTGCTCTTTTATACACTTGAtgttaatacgcacacacacgcacacaaaccggCCCGTACACATATGTTTACGACTGCCAACGCGTGTGAGTATGAGCCTCCGAATCCGCCCGCATTCATTCATGAtgttaatacgcacacacacgcacacaaaccggCCCGTACACATATGTTTACGACTGCCAACGCATGTGAGTATGAGCCTCCGAATCCGCCCACATTCATTCATGAtgttaatacgcacacacacgcacacaaaccggCCGTACACATATGTTTACGACTGCCAACGCATGTGAGTATGAGCCTCCGAATCCGCCCGCATTCATTCATAAATCTCCTTACTTCCGCCCACTCAGCCTCCTTCCGGACCGGCGCGCAGGAGGATCACCCGAGAGCACCCACGCCCGCGGACACCGACAGCGGCACTCGaacgggggatgggcgggggaacTGGTGGGCGTGAAGGGCCGTAGACCCGCGAGATTCATTAATGGATTCCGATGATTAAAAAGTCGATTTTTAAAGgtttctgttgtctctctcttctttttttcttttgcgattCCACTTGGTGTCATTCATTACTTCGCATTGATTGATTGACTTTGTAATGATGGGGGTCTGTTTTTTGACATGGTAtccatgttgtatatatatatatatatatatatatatatatatatatatatatatatatatatatatatatatatatatatatatatatatatagagagagagagagagagagagagagagagagagagagagagagacagagagagagagatgtgtgtgtgagagagagaaggtgtgtgtgagagagatagaaagaaagaaattgagagattgttagatagatagagagagagagagacagacagatagagagagatagaaagaaagaaattgagagattatttgatagatagagagagaaagagatagatagatagatagatagagagagatggaaagaatatagagaaagagagagtgagagagagagagaattataaagagagagagaaagagagagagagagagagaaagagagagagagagagagatagatagatagatagatagatagatagatagagagagagagagagagtgagtatctccggggaaaaaaattgtaaacatgtacacatttcttctttttgatggattttgttttttcttttcttttttttttgcctgtaggGGATGGTCTGAATATGACTCGTGTTTTATGCCTAATGTAGCTGACATGacacagttgtatatatattgcGTCATTATTCACAAGAGATCTCCCGCTATCTGCATCGCCTGTtgtctattaatattttttcttctcttttctctttcttgtaatagATCGACTGATGCGCCATTGACTCTATGTATCtgtatgaaactttttttttggaGAATTTTTTCCCTTCCGTTCTTTTTGTACAGTTCTCTATATGTTCTTttcttagatatttatatatatatatatatatatatatatatatatatatatatatatatatatatatttatatatatatgtatatatatatatatatatatatatatatatatatatatatatatatatatatacacatataaatgtatttatatgtatatatatatatatatatatatatatatatatatatatatatatatatatatatatatatatatatatatatatatatagagagagagagagagagagagagagagagagagagagagagagagagagagagagagagagagaaatagacagatagacatataaatagacagactgatagataacaagtataagcagacagatataaatagatagagatacagatataaatatagataatatgtatggacacacacacacccgtatttCATACCTAAAGAACATGCAGTTATTCCGATTAATAGCGAAACTGCAGGGGATTTTCAGAACCTGtagatgtgtaatatatgtaaaatttAGCTCGAGAGAGAGATCCAGTGAGCCGCCATGATACCAAAACCCGTGTCTCCATTTCTAAACCCAGGGAGAGATTCCGTATTAACTTTTCCATGACACTATCAGTGCTTGTTATCAAGGTTTGTTATCAGGGGTTATCAATGGAGGTTGTAATTCTTTGTGAAATTGTGCAGGAGATTTAGAGAGACAATTCATGGGTTggaaatgaaattaaagaaaggTAATGGATTTCTAACCTCTGCTTttctgattattttcatcatatcgaTATTTAGTGAAGGAAATCTGAGGAAACGAGAAGTTACGAAATGTATAGGCTAAATGAAAAATCAATttgcaatagaaaacgggaaaggtATATTTTAAGAAAATGGGTTgggttttttataattataaacatgatTTTTAAATGCTTGGGTATTTTTGTGGGGTACCTTTTTTGTAAGTACCACAAAGTTAAATAAAAAACgagtttatgcacacacacacacacacacacacacacacacacacacacacacacacatacacacacacacacacacccttatacacatatatatctttacatgtttactcacatattatcattattatcgaggttgttattatcattatctttactatcatcattatcattaatcatcgtcattcatttttattatcattatagtatataatgataattattatcattatagaatataataataattattattatcattaatatcaatactattatcattattataattatcatgattattattactattgtcattataatcatgtgttattgtaatcattattattctcaccatcctcatcatattgttatttttggctTAGTCTTGATGACAACCATGACAACAAAAtgttagtgataattatgataataataaaaatcataacaaaacaacgataacaataatagtgataatgatgatgataataataacgataatgatgataataataatgataatgatgatgataacaacaacaataaaacaatacagcagacgacatgaaaaaaaaaacaaagtccaTAAAGAAGCAGCAACAATTAAGTGCAATAAAGCTGAGAACAAAGGAAACGTACAATAAAGCAGGTAGGGCGAAAGGGAGGCGAAATAAAGCTAGATCTTGCGAAGACAGTGCCAGCGAGAGGCCCGGCAGCGCCACGGGGCCAGAAGAATGGCCCCCTGTTATTAACGCGGGACATCAAAGAGCTGGGAGAGATCTATGAACACGAGAGAACAAAAGGTTCAGTTACAGGTCACTCACTGTGCAACAGGCCCTCCCGCACACAGctggtggagggggggtaggggtaggggagtgggggagggcgtgaggtgagggtgaggttaTGGTGAAGGTGAggcagggatgaggaagaggtgaggtgagggtgaggttaTGGTGAAGGTGAAgcagggatgaggaaggggtgaagTGAGGGTGAGGTTTTGGTGAGGGCGAggcagggatgaggaaggggtgaggtgagggtgagggaaggtaaagaag contains:
- the LOC138859807 gene encoding circumsporozoite protein-like, which gives rise to MELLRCQVVKSDDIRNVNPGPEYPLSVNPRPEYSLGVNPGPEYSLDVNPGPEFSLGVNPAPEYSLGVNPRPEYSLGVNPGPEYSLSVNPGPEYPLSVNPRPEYSLGVNPGPEYSLGVNPGVNPGPEFSLRVNPGPEYSLGVNPGPEFSLGVNPGPEYSPRVNPGPEYPLSVNPRPEYSLGVNPGPEYSLDVNPGPEFSLGVNPAPEYSLGVNPRPEYSLGVNPGPEYSLSVNPGPEYPLSVNPRPEYSLGVNPGPEYSLESIPGLNTPSVSIPGLNSPSVSIPGLNTPLGVNPGPKYPPRCQSRA